The following coding sequences lie in one Flagellimonas eckloniae genomic window:
- a CDS encoding T9SS type A sorting domain-containing protein — MKKSLLTKQFFLIFSAFFLFFSGIQAQNLKKTHDDAPQKGQDLYKKSKIYDSKKGPVGVTPMAVGDRALDRLAYEFRQVQDPFTHQIPDNIRLKEAAFSEKIDSTDIQQEMAKTYGGEASKKNYFYFRERGPVNVGGRTRALAIDRRNENIILAGGVSGGLWRSTNAGETWKRVTRKWQNPSITAIVQDPRKSRQNIWYYASGERYGNSAGAPGAFYQGSGIYKSYNNGRSWFRMRNTSDNDVTSITSFDLINSIAVHPANGDVYTATFDGLFKSEDGARSFEEVLPSGFDSQTEVIITPNGTIYGTVDIFGGENAGFFTSQDGETWTNITPAGLFPSFGRTVMAYDPSDENRVYFFSYDLSDAGEAFLWRYQADAETPEEQWVDLTTNLPTNIGGVAGDLNLQGAYNMTIKVHPTNQDLVFLGGTNLYRSETGFTTPTGFEGWIGGYTIFSDSFALYPNHHPDQHNLLFLPSNPNKVISANDGGVQVTEDISINTEPVSWTSLNNGYITTQPYAIAIDPEGNTQDVVAGFQDNGTWFTNSTNEDDPWEEDFGGDGTYNAIADGGLTRYVSAQFGVVFRFNFNEDGEFISFTRVQPSGASGFDFVAPFVLDPNNDNVMYMPAGDRMWRNNNLDEIPLFSNAPTSVNWVEQTQTATPDGSLITGLDVSKYPVANRLYYGTSSGMIFKVENANIDDQPAVDISSGKGLPEGNINQIYVDPNNADRVFAVFSNYNIQSLFMSKDAGETWENISGNLEENADGTGNGPSVRWFSISGNNNIYFVGTSTGLYASFYLNGNRTRWYREPAIVGDVVVPQVRTRADGFVAVAAHGNGVYNARFYASKSPEARLSTAYLLPDLLLPLNSPDKEVNVQDLFVSSSKRPISVELTNSNPDLVTAVLDGDIITLSFAPDAEGSAAIGLIATSGKEQVSEGFTVTLTEFPIYEQNDAVSSSLPSQLIPDFGGALIQSADDFIIPEGSQWTLSNITAFGAANNSPSLTSATVTIFENNGGVPGNVVYSSGAIAPASAAADTNISLDLPEPVVLGSGTYWLSVYTNLDFFPNETQWFWLTQIGLIGNESIFRDTANLFGIGAVDWTPSSLVFGGAPEDLVFQIFGTVDIESAGDTAVEIAPVGTGGEIPQNLASIETEVITAVWPNPSTNEFYFALKDAQDTMVNTQIFNILGQKVFETDGTNSSKPIIWNASNSPAGVYFVKITGANTNENFKIVKK; from the coding sequence ATGAAAAAATCTCTACTCACTAAACAGTTTTTCCTAATTTTTTCTGCTTTTTTCCTCTTTTTTTCAGGGATTCAAGCGCAAAACTTAAAAAAGACCCATGATGATGCTCCGCAAAAAGGACAAGATCTATACAAAAAATCAAAAATTTATGATAGTAAAAAAGGCCCTGTAGGCGTTACCCCAATGGCTGTTGGAGATCGCGCTTTAGATCGGCTTGCTTACGAATTTAGACAGGTTCAAGATCCTTTTACCCATCAAATTCCAGATAATATTCGCTTAAAAGAAGCCGCTTTTTCTGAGAAAATCGATTCCACAGATATTCAACAAGAAATGGCAAAAACCTATGGTGGGGAAGCTTCTAAAAAGAACTATTTCTATTTCAGGGAAAGAGGACCCGTTAACGTTGGCGGAAGAACAAGAGCTTTGGCAATTGATCGTAGAAATGAAAACATTATTTTGGCTGGAGGTGTTTCAGGGGGACTCTGGCGCTCTACTAATGCTGGGGAAACTTGGAAACGAGTTACCCGAAAATGGCAAAACCCCAGTATTACGGCTATAGTCCAAGATCCGAGAAAATCAAGACAAAATATTTGGTACTACGCATCAGGTGAACGTTATGGAAATTCCGCCGGTGCGCCTGGAGCATTTTATCAAGGATCAGGTATTTACAAGTCCTATAATAATGGTAGAAGCTGGTTTAGAATGCGAAACACTTCTGATAATGATGTTACCTCGATTACTTCTTTTGATTTGATAAACAGTATAGCCGTGCATCCTGCAAATGGTGATGTGTACACCGCCACTTTTGATGGTTTGTTTAAATCGGAGGATGGGGCAAGATCTTTTGAAGAAGTCCTACCCAGCGGATTTGACAGTCAAACAGAAGTTATAATAACCCCTAACGGAACCATTTACGGAACCGTAGATATTTTTGGCGGTGAAAATGCCGGCTTTTTTACTTCTCAGGACGGTGAAACCTGGACGAACATTACACCAGCTGGTTTGTTTCCGTCTTTCGGAAGAACAGTCATGGCATATGACCCTTCTGATGAAAACCGTGTATATTTTTTCTCTTATGACCTTAGTGATGCTGGTGAGGCATTCCTATGGAGATATCAAGCTGATGCTGAAACCCCAGAAGAACAATGGGTAGATTTAACCACAAATCTTCCCACTAATATCGGTGGCGTGGCAGGAGACCTAAATCTTCAAGGTGCATACAATATGACTATAAAGGTACATCCCACAAATCAAGACTTGGTATTTCTTGGCGGAACCAACCTGTATAGATCCGAAACTGGATTTACCACCCCTACTGGTTTTGAGGGTTGGATTGGTGGTTATACTATTTTTAGTGATAGTTTTGCGCTTTATCCCAATCACCATCCCGATCAACACAATCTTCTTTTTTTACCTTCAAACCCTAACAAAGTCATTTCAGCCAATGATGGTGGTGTACAGGTAACTGAAGATATCTCCATTAATACAGAACCGGTAAGCTGGACATCCTTGAACAACGGGTATATTACCACACAGCCATATGCTATAGCCATAGATCCAGAAGGAAACACGCAAGATGTTGTGGCTGGGTTTCAAGACAATGGAACATGGTTTACGAATTCAACGAACGAAGATGACCCATGGGAAGAAGACTTTGGTGGTGACGGTACGTACAATGCAATAGCAGATGGCGGCCTTACCCGATACGTTTCTGCCCAGTTCGGAGTTGTATTCCGATTTAATTTTAATGAAGACGGAGAATTCATCTCATTTACCAGAGTGCAACCTTCGGGTGCAAGTGGTTTTGACTTTGTAGCTCCTTTTGTGCTAGACCCTAACAATGACAATGTTATGTATATGCCAGCGGGCGACCGTATGTGGCGCAATAACAATTTGGATGAAATTCCCCTATTTTCCAATGCCCCTACATCTGTGAATTGGGTAGAGCAAACCCAAACGGCAACTCCTGATGGCTCTCTCATTACCGGATTGGATGTGTCTAAATATCCAGTGGCCAATAGGCTCTATTATGGAACTTCTAGTGGTATGATATTTAAAGTGGAAAATGCAAACATAGATGACCAGCCCGCTGTGGATATTTCTTCCGGAAAAGGACTTCCTGAAGGGAACATCAACCAAATATATGTAGATCCAAATAACGCTGATCGAGTTTTTGCAGTATTCTCCAACTATAATATCCAAAGTCTTTTTATGAGCAAGGATGCAGGAGAGACCTGGGAAAACATTAGTGGTAATTTGGAAGAAAATGCGGATGGAACCGGAAATGGCCCATCTGTGAGATGGTTTTCCATAAGTGGTAATAACAATATCTATTTTGTTGGAACAAGTACGGGACTATACGCATCATTTTACTTGAATGGAAATCGCACACGTTGGTATAGAGAGCCTGCCATTGTTGGTGATGTTGTGGTGCCTCAAGTTAGAACAAGAGCAGATGGATTTGTCGCTGTTGCAGCTCACGGGAATGGAGTATACAATGCTAGATTTTATGCCTCTAAATCTCCTGAAGCCCGACTAAGTACAGCCTATTTGTTACCAGATTTGTTACTTCCGCTGAATAGTCCTGACAAAGAGGTAAATGTACAAGACTTATTTGTTAGCAGCTCAAAGCGGCCGATTTCCGTTGAATTGACCAACTCAAATCCTGATTTGGTGACTGCGGTATTAGATGGAGATATTATCACCCTTTCCTTTGCACCGGATGCTGAAGGCTCTGCGGCAATCGGACTAATTGCAACATCTGGAAAGGAGCAAGTTTCTGAAGGGTTTACAGTTACACTCACTGAGTTTCCTATTTACGAACAAAACGACGCTGTTAGCAGTAGTTTGCCATCCCAGTTAATTCCCGATTTTGGAGGTGCACTTATTCAATCTGCTGATGATTTTATAATCCCAGAAGGCAGTCAATGGACCTTAAGTAACATTACGGCATTTGGTGCTGCAAATAACAGTCCGTCCTTAACTAGCGCAACAGTGACCATTTTTGAAAATAATGGTGGAGTCCCTGGTAATGTGGTTTATAGTAGTGGTGCCATTGCTCCCGCTTCAGCGGCGGCTGATACAAACATAAGTTTAGATCTTCCAGAGCCGGTGGTATTGGGGTCAGGGACCTATTGGCTTTCGGTTTATACCAATTTAGATTTCTTCCCTAATGAGACACAATGGTTCTGGCTAACGCAAATCGGATTGATTGGAAATGAGAGCATTTTCAGGGATACTGCAAACTTATTCGGGATTGGTGCCGTGGACTGGACCCCGTCAAGTCTTGTTTTTGGAGGTGCTCCAGAAGATTTAGTGTTTCAAATTTTTGGAACCGTTGATATTGAATCTGCCGGGGATACAGCAGTTGAAATTGCCCCTGTTGGAACTGGAGGTGAAATTCCACAGAACCTT
- a CDS encoding metallophosphoesterase, with the protein MRTLVIGDVHSGLKALEQLLIRAEVNQDDDLIFLGDYVDSWSTAVETVDFLIALKQQYKCTFIRGNHDELCKEWLLTKKENPQWLAHGGTATRDSYLSANRENWEHHLDFYANLENYHLDKKNRLYLHAGYTNLKGVEHEYFDQLFYWDRTLWELAKAIDPNLTITDTSFPKRLTHYREVFIGHTPLSKTSVVPPEKGANVWNVDTGAAFKGALTIMDVETKEFWQSDPVHLLYPGEKGRN; encoded by the coding sequence ATGAGAACCTTAGTGATAGGTGATGTCCATTCAGGATTAAAAGCTTTGGAACAACTTTTGATTCGTGCCGAAGTTAACCAAGATGACGATCTCATTTTTTTAGGAGATTATGTGGATTCTTGGAGCACAGCTGTTGAAACCGTAGACTTTTTGATTGCCTTAAAACAACAATACAAGTGTACTTTTATCCGTGGAAATCACGATGAACTTTGTAAGGAATGGTTATTGACCAAGAAAGAAAACCCCCAATGGTTAGCACATGGAGGAACGGCCACTCGAGATTCATATTTGAGTGCAAATCGAGAAAATTGGGAGCACCATCTGGATTTTTATGCCAATCTTGAGAACTACCATCTCGATAAAAAAAATAGACTTTATCTGCATGCGGGCTATACTAATTTAAAAGGCGTTGAGCATGAATATTTTGATCAATTGTTTTATTGGGATAGAACACTTTGGGAACTTGCCAAGGCAATTGATCCAAACTTGACAATAACAGACACCAGTTTCCCAAAAAGGCTTACACATTATAGAGAGGTTTTCATTGGCCACACACCACTATCAAAAACGAGTGTGGTGCCTCCAGAAAAGGGAGCAAATGTTTGGAATGTTGATACAGGGGCAGCATTCAAGGGAGCTTTGACCATAATGGATGTAGAAACAAAGGAGTTTTGGCAAAGTGACCCCGTGCATTTACTTTATCCTGGAGAAAAAGGCAGAAACTAA
- a CDS encoding acyl-ACP desaturase, which produces MSLKNIRLEVMQAIEPQVKGFMDSFLIPIEEIWQPSDFLPDPQSDNFFSETEQIREEAKELGYDFWVTLVADTITEEALPTYESWLMDVEGVDQHSGKENGWSKWVRAWTAEENRHGDVLNKYLYLSGRVNMREIEMTTQHLISDGFDIGTDRDPYKNFVYTTFQELATNISHKRVGKMARQKGNVLLGKMCTIIAGDEMRHHLAYREFVKTILGQDPNGMIEAFADMMKKKIVMPAHFLRESGESIGTAFEQFSDCAQRLGVYTAQDYIDILKKLNEYWEVGNLRGLSEQAEKARDYLMKLPDRLQRISERMKFGQEQYKFKWVEANGML; this is translated from the coding sequence ATGTCGTTGAAAAATATTCGGTTAGAAGTAATGCAGGCCATAGAACCACAAGTAAAGGGATTCATGGACTCATTTCTTATACCTATAGAGGAAATATGGCAACCGAGTGATTTTTTACCAGACCCACAAAGTGATAACTTTTTTAGTGAAACGGAACAGATCCGGGAGGAGGCAAAAGAACTGGGATATGATTTTTGGGTTACCCTTGTAGCCGATACTATAACTGAAGAAGCTTTGCCTACTTACGAATCTTGGTTGATGGATGTTGAGGGAGTTGATCAACACAGTGGAAAAGAAAATGGTTGGAGCAAATGGGTAAGAGCTTGGACCGCAGAAGAAAATAGACATGGCGATGTGCTGAACAAATATCTGTATTTATCTGGACGTGTTAATATGCGGGAAATTGAAATGACAACACAACATTTAATTTCAGACGGTTTTGATATTGGAACGGATAGAGATCCGTACAAAAATTTTGTCTACACTACATTTCAAGAACTGGCCACTAATATTTCCCATAAACGTGTTGGAAAAATGGCACGTCAAAAAGGAAATGTACTACTCGGAAAAATGTGTACTATTATTGCGGGAGATGAAATGCGGCATCATTTGGCGTATCGGGAATTTGTAAAGACCATTTTAGGACAAGATCCCAATGGAATGATAGAAGCTTTTGCCGATATGATGAAAAAAAAGATTGTTATGCCGGCCCATTTTTTAAGGGAATCAGGGGAGAGTATTGGAACTGCCTTTGAACAGTTTTCAGATTGTGCACAACGACTGGGAGTTTATACAGCTCAGGATTATATTGATATTTTGAAAAAATTGAATGAATATTGGGAAGTCGGCAACTTACGTGGTCTTTCAGAACAAGCTGAAAAAGCCCGCGATTATTTAATGAAACTTCCAGATAGGCTTCAACGAATTTCTGAACGGATGAAGTTTGGCCAAGAACAATATAAGTTTAAATGGGTTGAGGCAAATGGAATGCTATAA
- a CDS encoding OmpA family protein encodes MTRKTTYFLGILAVIIIGTFLYLNLCSECKISQNSVNVIQDETVPIIPSVDPTSYPFSVSDGDYSLEVNDNFNFNHSNPSFLMPISNKLKDGISNLEGYLSANTAKILNITGFYAPDEENHTAYPNLGLARANSVKNHLISSGIPSAQINTMGKVMEDMIPDETVFLGPISYGISKEAEDVDEQLKALYEKIKDNPLVLYFQTGEAAISLTAEQRQKIADISSYLDKVDGAVCNVVGHTDNTGVRATNIQLGQERADFVKGYLISNGIAKSKISTSSQGPDSPIASNDTEEGRAKNRRTIVTLN; translated from the coding sequence ATGACAAGAAAGACCACCTATTTTCTGGGAATACTTGCTGTAATTATTATTGGTACGTTTCTCTATCTAAACCTTTGTAGTGAATGTAAGATTTCACAAAATAGTGTAAACGTAATTCAAGATGAAACAGTACCTATCATCCCATCAGTCGATCCAACATCCTATCCTTTTTCGGTAAGTGACGGGGATTATTCGCTTGAGGTTAATGACAACTTTAACTTTAACCATTCCAATCCATCTTTTTTAATGCCTATTTCAAACAAATTAAAAGATGGTATTTCTAACTTAGAGGGCTATCTAAGCGCCAACACCGCAAAGATCCTCAACATCACAGGTTTTTATGCACCTGATGAAGAAAACCATACTGCCTATCCCAATCTTGGATTGGCAAGGGCAAATTCGGTTAAAAACCATCTTATTTCCAGTGGAATTCCATCAGCCCAAATTAATACAATGGGAAAAGTGATGGAAGACATGATTCCAGATGAAACTGTTTTCTTAGGACCAATTTCTTATGGTATTTCAAAAGAAGCAGAAGATGTTGATGAACAATTAAAAGCACTTTATGAGAAAATAAAGGACAATCCTTTGGTGCTATATTTCCAAACTGGAGAAGCAGCTATCAGTCTTACTGCCGAACAAAGACAAAAAATCGCTGACATTTCCAGCTACCTAGATAAGGTTGATGGAGCTGTTTGTAATGTTGTAGGGCATACCGATAATACTGGAGTAAGGGCAACGAATATTCAACTTGGTCAGGAAAGAGCAGATTTTGTAAAGGGATATCTTATCTCAAATGGAATTGCTAAATCTAAAATAAGTACATCCTCCCAAGGACCGGATTCTCCAATTGCCTCGAATGACACCGAAGAAGGAAGAGCCAAGAACAGGAGGACAATTGTAACACTAAACTAA